In Verrucomicrobiota bacterium, the genomic stretch CTGCTGCCCTCCGGAAAGGTTGCCGCCCAGTCGCGAGCGCATCTGGTTAAGCACCGGAAAAAGTTCATAGATCATCGAGGGTATCTCCCTCCGTCCGGGACGGGCCGCCGCCCCGACCAGGAGATTTTCCTCGACCGTCAGGCGAGGAAAGATGTCCCGTCCCTGCGGCACGTAGGCGAAACCGGCGGCGACGCGTTTGTGCGGGGGAAGACCGGTTATCTCCTTCCCGTGCCACCGGATCACGCCGGACCGGATCGGCAACACGCCCATAAGGCAGCGCAGAAGGGTGGTTTTACCGACGCCGTTGCGGCCCAGCAGCACCGTAAGTTCGCGCGCGGGCACCGTAAAATGCAAGTGCCGGAGCGTGTGGCTGCCGCCATAGTACTGGTTAAGTTTGTCAATTTCCAACATACGCCCGATCTAACGGCCGAGGTAGGATTCGATGACCGTGGCGTTGCGTTTGACTTCGTCCAGGGTGCCTTCGGCCAGGACCGAACCCTCGGCCAGGACCGTTACTTTGCCCTGGGCACCGCTGAGGGCGGCGACGAACTCCATGTCATGTTCAACGACGACCTGTGAACAGCTGCCTTGAAGGGAGAGCAAAAGCTCGGCCAGTTCCATCGTATCCTGGTCGCTTAACCCGGCGGCCGGTTCGTCCAGGAGCAGCAGTTGCGGGCGTTGCATGAGCAGCATGCCGATTTCGAGGCGCTGCTTCTGGCCATGCGAGATCGACCCTGCAAGCCGGTCCCGTTCCTTGGCAAGCTTCAGACGCTCCAGCATGTCCTCCACGTGGTCATGCTGGCTCGCCGGCGCAACCAGGTCTTCCTGCCAGCGTCGCCGGGTCTGGCGGGCCAGTTCCAGATTTTGCCAGACCGTGTGATTTTCAAAAACGGACGGCTTCTGAAACTTGCGCCCGATTCCCGCCTGGGCAATCCGCGGCGGAGACCACCGGCGCAGGTCGATGTCGGTTCCGAGCCGGACGGTGCCGGTCGCCGGTTTGGTCT encodes the following:
- the urtE gene encoding urea ABC transporter ATP-binding subunit UrtE, which codes for MLEIDKLNQYYGGSHTLRHLHFTVPARELTVLLGRNGVGKTTLLRCLMGVLPIRSGVIRWHGKEITGLPPHKRVAAGFAYVPQGRDIFPRLTVEENLLVGAAARPGRREIPSMIYELFPVLNQMRSRLGGNLSGGQQQQLAIGRALMSDPQLLVLDEPTEGIQPSIIQEIGRTLRRLVEELGLTVLLVEQYFEFARGIADHYLVMDRGEVVAGGLGTNLETDGVRAMISV
- the urtD gene encoding urea ABC transporter ATP-binding protein UrtD translates to MNTSFAEALAARTAPAPDFPGGPANPDSLGQKPILTLRDVTVVFDGVRALNNLSLQIVENELRCIIGPNGAGKTTMMDVVTGKTKPATGTVRLGTDIDLRRWSPPRIAQAGIGRKFQKPSVFENHTVWQNLELARQTRRRWQEDLVAPASQHDHVEDMLERLKLAKERDRLAGSISHGQKQRLEIGMLLMQRPQLLLLDEPAAGLSDQDTMELAELLLSLQGSCSQVVVEHDMEFVAALSGAQGKVTVLAEGSVLAEGTLDEVKRNATVIESYLGR